CGATCACCAGGCCGAGCAGCACGAGGTTGGAGTTGGAGTACTGGAACTCCGCGTCCGGCTCGAAGGTGTTCTTGTGCTTCATGCCGTACGCGAGCACGCCCCGCGGGGTGAACGAGCGGTACGGGTCGCTCAGCAGGTCGTGCACGAAGTCCGCGTCGGCGGTGTACGGGAACAGGCCGCTGCGCATCCCGGCGAGCTGGCGCAGCGTGATCCGGTCGCCGTTGCGCACGCCGGAGACGTAACGGGAGATCGGGTCGTCCAGCTCGACGAGCTTGTCGTCGACGAGTTGGAGGAGCGCGGTGACCGTGAACGTCTTGGTCTCACTGCCGATCCGGATCCGGGTGTCGGCCGACATCGGCTCACGGGTGACCGTGTCGGCGACGCCGCCCGCGTGGACGTAACTCCCCTTCCCCGGCATCCACAGCCCGACGACCACACCGGGAATGCCGGCCTGCTCGCGGACGTCCTCGATGGCCCTGTCCAGCTTGGCGGTCAGCTCGGGACCGAGGCCGCCGGGCGGACAGTCGTCCTCACCGTGCCGGTCGTGTCCGCCGTGCCCGTCGTTCCCGTGGTGCTGATGGTGCCGGTCGAGGCCTGCGGCGTGGGCCGCCGGGGCGGGGGCCACGGCCATCGGGGCCAGTACGGACGCCACGAGCAGCATCGCGGCGTACAGACGTCGGGTGGGGGAGCGTCGC
The nucleotide sequence above comes from Streptomyces sp. NBC_01116. Encoded proteins:
- a CDS encoding serine hydrolase domain-containing protein, whose amino-acid sequence is MRRSPTRRLYAAMLLVASVLAPMAVAPAPAAHAAGLDRHHQHHGNDGHGGHDRHGEDDCPPGGLGPELTAKLDRAIEDVREQAGIPGVVVGLWMPGKGSYVHAGGVADTVTREPMSADTRIRIGSETKTFTVTALLQLVDDKLVELDDPISRYVSGVRNGDRITLRQLAGMRSGLFPYTADADFVHDLLSDPYRSFTPRGVLAYGMKHKNTFEPDAEFQYSNSNLVLLGLVIEKVTGQKLRQVIHERVLRPARLHDTLFPTGAEFPEPHARGYTDQTLSGATEDATDWNPSWAWAAGAMISDLHDLRRWAEVVATGELLSPATQAQRLRTRPTGFPGLSYGLGIFDADGWIGHNGSLPGYETVTVYLPSQKATMVIMINTDSLSDGQEPSTLLARAVTRIATPDNVYDGNASQRPTTPAASAAPAAPATS